From Nicotiana tabacum cultivar K326 chromosome 15, ASM71507v2, whole genome shotgun sequence, the proteins below share one genomic window:
- the LOC107778443 gene encoding AIG2-like protein D, whose protein sequence is MASVFNVFVYGSLLADDVVRALLKRVPPSNPAILHNYHRFSIKGRVYPAILPVENKKVAGKVLLDITVPELNILDMFEDVEYERTTVDVSLMDSFKTLQAETYVWVDKRDPNLYGEWDFEEWKQLHKGDFLKMTMGFSEELELPESKTRVATYESFYAQEENKSKP, encoded by the exons ATGGCGTCGGTGTTCAATGTGTTCGTGTATGGCAGTCTATTAGCTGACGACGTCGTTCGTGCACTTCTCAAACGCGTCCCTCCATCTAATCCTGCTATTCTCCACAATTA CCACAGGTTTAGCATTAAAGGGCGTGTTTATCCTGCCATTCTACCCGTAGAAAACAAGAAAGTTGCTGGGAAG GTTCTTTTGGATATCACAGTTCCTGAATTAAATATCCTGGACATGTTTGAGGACGTTGAGTATGAAAGGACGACTGTTGATGTTTCACTGATG GATAGTTTCAAGACATTGCAGGCTGAAACATATGTTTGGGTTGACAAGAGAGATCCAAATTTATACGGAGAATGGGACTTTGAG GAATGGAAACAGTTGCACAAGGGAGACTTCTTGAAAATGACGATGGGGTTCAGTGAAGAACTGGAGCTACCAGAATCAAAAACCAGAGTGGCAACTTATGAATCCTTCTATGCACAGGAAGAGAACAAGTCCAAGCCTTGA
- the LOC107778444 gene encoding glycosyltransferase family protein 64 C3-like encodes MKNQKPIYPFHVIIILSMPLYVFSLRIGPHYSDPCNRPPADPRTLQTDQMTVLINGYSEHRIPLLTSIAATYAAASSVAAVIILWSNPSTPSQTLTSLSQNLSSISTAAPISVLRQPSASLNLRFHPQKTITTRAVLICDDDIEPDSESINFAFQIWKSDPDRLIGFFVRSHNYDLTQKSWIYTMESSKYSIVLTKFMILKAQYLHHYTCSKEYEKLRAKVEEKNNCEDILMNFVVAGEVKKGPILVGAKKVRDWGDARNEGGEMEERDVGLSSRKREHRKRRGECIGEFHRLLGKMPLRYSYGKVVDSVGEQGLCDKGGNLVYCDRQIFQ; translated from the coding sequence ATGAAGAATCAAAAGCCCATCTATCCCTTCCATGTAATTATAATCTTATCCATGCCCCTTTATGTCTTTTCACTCCGAATTGGACCCCACTACTCTGACCCGTGCAACCGTCCACCGGCGGACCCACGAACATTACAAACCGATCAAATGACGGTACTAATCAACGGCTACTCCGAGCACCGTATCCCACTTCTCACTTCAATCGCCGCCACTTACGCCGCCGCGTCCTCCGTCGCCGCCGTCATCATCCTCTGGAGCAACCCCTCAACTCCTTCACAAACCCTAACATCTCTCTCCCAAAACCTCTCGTCCATCTCCACCGCCGCCCCAATCTCCGTCCTCCGGCAGCCCTCCGCCAGTCTCAACCTCCGCTTCCACCCTCAAAAAACCATCACCACGCGCGCCGTACTCATCTGCGACGACGACATCGAACCCGACTCGGAATCAATAAACTTCGCCTTCCAAATCTGGAAATCCGACCCGGATCGACTAATCGGGTTTTTCGTCAGGTCCCACAACTACGACTTAACCCAAAAATCATGGATCTACACAATGGAAAGTAGCAAATACTCCATCGTGTTAACaaaattcatgattttaaaaGCACAATATCTCCACCATTACACGTGCAGTAAAGAATACGAAAAGTTGAGGGCAAAAGTAGAAGAAAAGAATAATTGCGaggatattttaatgaattttgtgGTAGCGGGAGAGGTAAAAAAGGGGCCGATTTTAGTGGGAGCGAAGAAAGTGAGGGATTGGGGAGATGCAAGAAATGAAGGTGGAGAAATGGAGGAAAGGGATGTGGGGTTGAGTAGTAGAAAAAGGGAGCACAGGAAGAGAAGAGGAGAGTGTATTGGTGAGTTTCATAGATTATTGGGGAAGATGCCATTGAGATATAGTTATGGGAAGGTCGTTGATTCAGTTGGAGAACAAGGGCTCTGTGACAAAGGTGGCAACTTGGTGTATTGTGATAGGCAAATTTTTCAATAG